One window of the Capsicum annuum cultivar UCD-10X-F1 unplaced genomic scaffold, UCD10Xv1.1 ctg3595, whole genome shotgun sequence genome contains the following:
- the LOC107878656 gene encoding transcription factor Pur-alpha 1 isoform X2: MEGNSGGGGGGGGNDVELLCKTLQVEHKLFYFDLKENPRGRYLKISEKTSATRSTIIVPFNGISWFLDLFSYYVKSDDQDVFSKELQLDTKVFYFDVGENRRGRFLKVSEASVSRNRSTIIVPAGNARDEGWAAFRNILAEINEASRLFISPNQTSETSERLGLSDDVGAGFISSQSALAADLSAERTIDLPAADEISNLGISKVIRVDQKRFFFDLGNNNRGHFLRISEVAGSDRSSIILPLSGLKQFYEMVGHFVEISKDRLEGITGTNVRTIDSLQR; the protein is encoded by the exons ATGGAGGGAAATTCTGGCGGGGGTGGTGGCGGCGGTGGGAATGACGTGGAGTTGCTATGCAAGACGCTACAGGTAGAACACAAGCTTTTCTACTTCGACCTGAAGGAGAATCCACGCGGAAGATACTTGAAAATCTCGGAGAAAACGTCGGCAACAAGGTCTACTATAATAGTACCATTCAACGGCATCTCATGGTTCCTCGATCTCTTCAGTTACTATGTCAAGTCAGATGACCAGGACGTCTTTAGCAAAGAACTCCAACTTGATACCAAG GTGTTTTACTTTGATGTAGGGGAGAATAGGCGAGGGCGCTTTCTTAAG GTCTCTGAAGCATCCGTTAGCAGGAACCGTAGTACCATTATTGTTCCAGCAGGAAATGCCCGGGATGAAGGATGGGcagcatttaggaatattttggcAGAAATTAACGAAGCCTCTAGGCTATTTATTTCGCCTAATCAG ACTTCAGAAACCTCAGAACGTCTTGGGCTTTCTGATGATGTAGGAGCTGGTTTTATATCCAGTCAATCTGCCCTCGCAGCTGATTTGAGTGCAGAACGAACCATTGATTTGCCAGCAGCTGATGAAATTAGTAACCTGGGGATCTCCAAAGTAATCAGGGTTGACCAGAAGAGGTTCTTCTTTGATCTAGGGAATAATAACCGGGGCCATTTCTTACGAATATCTGAG GTAGCAGGTTCTGACCGCTCTTCAATAATTCTTCCCCTTTCTGGCCTGAAACAATTTTATGAAATGGTGGGTCACTTTGTAGAGATAAGCAAAGATCGCCTCGAAGGAATTACAGGTACAAATGTTCGGACAATTGACTCCCTGCAGAGATGA
- the LOC107878656 gene encoding transcription factor Pur-alpha 1 isoform X1, whose product MEGNSGGGGGGGGNDVELLCKTLQVEHKLFYFDLKENPRGRYLKISEKTSATRSTIIVPFNGISWFLDLFSYYVKSDDQDVFSKELQLDTKVFYFDVGENRRGRFLKVSEASVSRNRSTIIVPAGNARDEGWAAFRNILAEINEASRLFISPNQQTSETSERLGLSDDVGAGFISSQSALAADLSAERTIDLPAADEISNLGISKVIRVDQKRFFFDLGNNNRGHFLRISEVAGSDRSSIILPLSGLKQFYEMVGHFVEISKDRLEGITGTNVRTIDSLQR is encoded by the exons ATGGAGGGAAATTCTGGCGGGGGTGGTGGCGGCGGTGGGAATGACGTGGAGTTGCTATGCAAGACGCTACAGGTAGAACACAAGCTTTTCTACTTCGACCTGAAGGAGAATCCACGCGGAAGATACTTGAAAATCTCGGAGAAAACGTCGGCAACAAGGTCTACTATAATAGTACCATTCAACGGCATCTCATGGTTCCTCGATCTCTTCAGTTACTATGTCAAGTCAGATGACCAGGACGTCTTTAGCAAAGAACTCCAACTTGATACCAAG GTGTTTTACTTTGATGTAGGGGAGAATAGGCGAGGGCGCTTTCTTAAG GTCTCTGAAGCATCCGTTAGCAGGAACCGTAGTACCATTATTGTTCCAGCAGGAAATGCCCGGGATGAAGGATGGGcagcatttaggaatattttggcAGAAATTAACGAAGCCTCTAGGCTATTTATTTCGCCTAATCAG CAGACTTCAGAAACCTCAGAACGTCTTGGGCTTTCTGATGATGTAGGAGCTGGTTTTATATCCAGTCAATCTGCCCTCGCAGCTGATTTGAGTGCAGAACGAACCATTGATTTGCCAGCAGCTGATGAAATTAGTAACCTGGGGATCTCCAAAGTAATCAGGGTTGACCAGAAGAGGTTCTTCTTTGATCTAGGGAATAATAACCGGGGCCATTTCTTACGAATATCTGAG GTAGCAGGTTCTGACCGCTCTTCAATAATTCTTCCCCTTTCTGGCCTGAAACAATTTTATGAAATGGTGGGTCACTTTGTAGAGATAAGCAAAGATCGCCTCGAAGGAATTACAGGTACAAATGTTCGGACAATTGACTCCCTGCAGAGATGA